GTAAAAGCGAGCAGCAATTTGAGAAACAACGGAACGGATCCTCCCCGAATTTTTAGGTCGCCGGGGCCAACATGCCGCGGCGGTTTCGATTACTCTACGATGCCTGAGATTCACAGTGAAGGTCGCCCGGTCGGTCCGCGCGAACCCGCTGCGTTGGTTCATCATATCCCCTGCCCGGAGCGCGTCCCATGCGTCTGTCCTCGATCGCTTCTGTTCTTTTCTTGTGCTTGCTTTTCGTGAGTGGTCGCGCCACTGCCGCCGAACCGCTGCGTGCGTTGCTAGTCACCGGCGGTTGTTGCCACGATTACGAAAACCAAATCAAAATCTTGCAAGCCGGATTGGGCAAGCATCTGAAGATCGATTGGACCGTCGAACAATACGATGAGAAACGCGACCGGAAGGCTAACGTCTACACCAAGCCGAAGTGGGCGGAATCGTTCGACGTGATCATCCACAACGAATGCTTCGGTGGCGTGACCGATGGCGAATTTGTCGAGAGCATCGTCGCCGAACACGTCCGGTCGGGCGTCCCCGCCGTCGTCATCCACTGCTCGATGCACTCGTATCGCAACGCTCCTACCGCTGACGCATGGCGTGGTTTGATCGGTGTGACGTCGAAGCGGCACGAGAAGGCAAAGCGCAGCCTGAAGGTGGTCGCTCGCGAAGCGGAGCATCCGATTCTCGAAGGCTTCCCCAGCCCCTGGTCGACTCCCAATGGCGAGCTGTACATCATCGAACGCTCGTGGCCGAACACCCAAGTTTTGGCGTCGGCGTACAGCGACGAGGAGAAAGCGGATCAACCGGTCGTCTGGACCAACACCTACAAAGGCGTTCGCGTCTTCGGGACCACTTTGGGACACCACAACGAAACGATGCAAGACGATGTTTGGTTGAACCTGACAGCCAAAGGCATCCAATGGGCAACCACCCCCGACGCGCAGTAGTCCAGGCCGTGATCCCTCACCCCACAAGTTAGTCGCCTTTCGCTCCGCGAAACCCGCGCATACCAGCACGAAGCGCCAGCGAGTGATCTCCCACCCCACAAGTTAGTCGCCTTTCGCTCCGCGAACCCCGCGCATACTAGCACGAAGCGCCAGCGAGTGATTATTCACGGTACCGGCGAGATTCGTGAGTCACTCGCTTGCGCTTCGTGCTAGTAATCGTGCTCGTATCTCGCGCTCCACCTAGGATCGATAATCGGCCAACGATTCGTGCAGGCCGCGTTTCTGCTGGCATGTGGGGCAATAAAACGTGCTGCGTTGAGCTTGCACGATTCGGGTGATCGGCCCTCGATCGCAGCGGTAACACGTTTGATCGGCCCGATCGTAAACCTGGTGCTGGCTCTGGTAATTGCCCGGATCGTTGAGCGCGTTGCGGTAGGTGCCATCCGAAAGAGTCGATCCCTCGTGCCGGATCGCGGTCTCCAGGATTTGGCCGATCGCCGCTTGGATCCGCTGCCACTGCGGGCCGCTCAATTGATCGCACCGCGTGCGTGGGTCGACGCCAGCCAAATGCAAGATCTCCGCGGCGTAGAGGTTGCCAATTCCGGCGACCACGCTCTGGTCCAACAGCGCCACCTTGATCGCTCGTCGGCTGGCTCGCAGCGCCTCGCGCAACTGATCGGTCGAGATCTGCAGCGCGTCGGGCCCCAGTCGCTCGGTGACCAACGCCCGCAATTCATCGGTCGACAGCAGTCGAACGGTCCCCAGTCCGCGGCGGTCCCAGAACAGCAGCTCGCGATGCGTGACGCCAGTCAATTCGATCCTCAGCCGCAGATGCTCGATCCCCGGCGGATCGGCTAGCAGGACCAAACCGCTCATCCGCGGCTCGATCACGATCGCTTGGCCATCGTCCAAATGGATCACGACCCGCTTGCCCAATCGATCGATGTCGGTGATCGTACGGCCGCTGGCTCGCCGGTCCAGATGATCGATCCGTGGCTTGATCGAGATCGGCCGGCAATGGCAAGGCGGCCGTTGGACGCTGGAAATCGTGGCTCCAACGATCGGCAGGATACCGCGGCGCATCGTTTCGACTTCGGGCAATTCGGGCATCGCAGGGGGCTCGTGGTAGGGAATTCGCGAATGTTTGGCGAGCTATCGTTTTGGCGTTCGTCCAACGGCTCATTTTGTAGCCCGAACCTTAGGCGTGCCCGGAGCACTCATTAGGTTCGTCGGCCACATTGCCCCGCCAAACGCACGCCTCCGGTTGTCGATCATTTGGGCTGACGGGTAGGATAGATGAAAGCTCTCGAAACAATTTTATGCACTGGATAGTCGATATGTCAGGCACCCTGCCCAAGGCACTCAGCCCTCAATCTGTTCCCGATTCGGCGGGCCGTTTTGGTTCGTTTGGCGGTCGTTTTGTTCCCGAAACACTCACCCGAGCGTTGGACGAACTGGTCGCGGAATACGACAAAGCGAAAGCCGATCCGTCGTTCCAAGAGGAGCTCGATGGGCTGTGGAAGACATTTGTCGGCCGCCCCTCGCCACTCTACTTTGCTCGGCGGCTGACCGAATCCTGCGGCGGCGCTCAGATCTGGCTCAAACGCGAAGATCTGAACCACACCGGGGCGCACAAGATCAACAACACCCTGGGCCAAGCGCTGCTGACGCTGCGGATGGGCAAGACTCGCGTGATCGCCGAGACGGGTGCCGGCCAGCACGGCGTCGCGACCGCGACCGCGTGCGCTCACTTTGGACTGCCTTGCGTGGTCTATATGGGTGCCGAAGACATTCGCCGCCAGAAGCCGAACGTGTTTGCGATGAAGTTGCTTGGGGCGGAGATCCGAGCTGTCGAAAGCGGTTCGCGAACACTCCGCGACGCCGTCAACGAAGCGATGCGCGACTGGATGAGCAGCGTCGAGGACACGCACTACATCATTGGATCGGTGATCGGCCCGCATCCGTTCCCGATGATGGTCCGCGATTTTCAATCGGTGATCGGCCGCGAAGCCCGCGTCCAAAGCCTGGAAGCTTTCGACGGTAAGCTGCCCGATTGCGTCGTCGCGTGCGTCGGCGGCGGCAGCAACGCGGCTGGCATCTTCGCGCCCTTTGTCGCCGACGACACCGTCCGCTTGGTCGGCGTCGAAGCCGGGGGACGCAGCAGCGAACCGGGCCAACACGCCTCGCCCCTGACCTTTGGTCGTCCCGGCGTTTTGCACGGCAGCTACAGCTATGTGATGCAGGACGACGACGGCCAGACCTGCGATGTCCATTCGATGTCGGCTGGCCTCGATTATCCCGGCGTCGGCCCCGAGCACAGCTATTGGAAGGATACCGGCCGAGCGGAATACATCCAGTGCCGCGACGACGAAGCGATGAAGGCGTTCGACATGTTGGCCAAGAGCGAAGGGATTCTGCCGGCGCTGGAGAGCAGTCACGCGATCGCTAAGGGGATGGAAGTCGCGGGGAAGATGAGCCCCGACCAGAACTTGGTCATCTGTCTGTCGGGTCGCGGCGACAAGGATGCGATGGAGCTAGCGCGGTTGCGCGGCGAAGAGTGGTAACAGACGCCGGCGGCTGTGGATTCCGCCGCCGCCCGTTTTGATTTATACTGCCGCCCCATTGCCGGAGGGTTTTGCGCTGCGGAGTCCCCGCGGCGTCGCTCGGCTTCCAAGACCTATCGTGTGCCGTTTTCCATCTGCTGAAAGTTGTTCATGTCGTTGCTCGACGAAACCTTTGCCAAATTACGATCCGAGGGGCGCAAGGCCCTGCTTCCCTTCATCACGGCCGGCGATCCCGATCTCGACTTCACCGGCGACCTGCTGAAAGACTTCGGCAAGGCGGGCGTTGCGGCGTGTGAAGTCGGCGTCCCCTACAGCGATCCGGTCGCCGACGGACCCGTGATCCAAGCCTCCTATCAACGGGCCCTCGAATCGGGCTTTCGATTGCAACAGCTGTTCGAGATGCGAAAGCGGATCGCGGCGAAAGTCACGATCCCAACGCTGACGATGGCCAGTTACGCGATCATCTACCGCGTAGGGTTGGAACGCTACATCGAACAATCGCAAGAGGCTGGATTCTGTGGCGCGATCGTTCCCGACCTGTTGGTCGAAGAGGCGGCGGAGTTTTCCAAACTGTGCGCCGACCGCGACTTCAACCTGATCCAATTGGTGACTCCCACCACGCCACGGGAACGCCAGGTGCGGATCGCCGAATCGTCGTCGGGCTTCTTGTATTTCGTCTCGGTGACCGGGATCACCGGCGAGCGGAACGAACTGCCGCCGCAACTTATCGACAACGTCGGATGGTTGCGTGAACAGACCGACGTCCCCGTCTGCATCGGGTTTGGAATCAGCCAGCCCGAACACGTCGCCAAGCTGGGCCCGGTAGCGGATGGCTTGATCGTCGGATCGGCGATCGTGCGACGGATCGCTCAAGCCAACGCGGAGAATCGCGGCGAGGTCCGTGGCGAGATCGATCGCTACGTCCGCGAGATGCTGGCAGCGATCAACGCAGTCAAATAGAGGATCTACGACTCCTTGGATACGCATCGTTTTACGTCGAAACATTTCATCGAATCACGACGACTTTCGGTTTAACGTTTTTCACACACGATGTTTGCGCGGGATTTATTCCGTCGCGCCATTTCTGGTTTGACGGCTCGCGTTCCATGAGACGGGAGTGGAGAATCTGAAATGGGGAACAGATCGACATTGCGTCTGATGCAAGGGCGACGCAAATCAACCTTAGTCGACGATCGCCCCCAAGCGACTGCCGCCCCCACCAGAAATTGTGGCACCGTGAAATTTCGCGACCCCCGTTTGTCCAAAGCTGACGCGGCGGCTTAGGATAGAACTTCGCGGGGTGCTTGATTTTTTGGTTCGTGGGAGATTGTGATCGTTATGGGTCTGACCGTGATGCGTCGTATTCGTTTCTGTGCAGGTCATCGGTTGGTTGGACACGACGGCAAGTGCGTCCATTTCCACGGGCACAACTACGTCGCTGAATTTTATGTGACCGGTGAAGTCCAAGACGATGTCGGGCGGATCATCGACTTCGGCGTGCTGAAGCGAAAGTTCAAAGGCTGGATCGACGAGAACTGGGACCACGCCTTTGTGCTCTGGGACCAAGACACCAACGGGCTGCAGGCGATCCGCATGGTCGAACCATGCCGCGTCTTTGAATTGCCC
Above is a genomic segment from Rosistilla ulvae containing:
- the trpA gene encoding tryptophan synthase subunit alpha, producing the protein MSLLDETFAKLRSEGRKALLPFITAGDPDLDFTGDLLKDFGKAGVAACEVGVPYSDPVADGPVIQASYQRALESGFRLQQLFEMRKRIAAKVTIPTLTMASYAIIYRVGLERYIEQSQEAGFCGAIVPDLLVEEAAEFSKLCADRDFNLIQLVTPTTPRERQVRIAESSSGFLYFVSVTGITGERNELPPQLIDNVGWLREQTDVPVCIGFGISQPEHVAKLGPVADGLIVGSAIVRRIAQANAENRGEVRGEIDRYVREMLAAINAVK
- a CDS encoding ThuA domain-containing protein codes for the protein MSGRATAAEPLRALLVTGGCCHDYENQIKILQAGLGKHLKIDWTVEQYDEKRDRKANVYTKPKWAESFDVIIHNECFGGVTDGEFVESIVAEHVRSGVPAVVIHCSMHSYRNAPTADAWRGLIGVTSKRHEKAKRSLKVVAREAEHPILEGFPSPWSTPNGELYIIERSWPNTQVLASAYSDEEKADQPVVWTNTYKGVRVFGTTLGHHNETMQDDVWLNLTAKGIQWATTPDAQ
- a CDS encoding 6-pyruvoyl trahydropterin synthase family protein → MRRIRFCAGHRLVGHDGKCVHFHGHNYVAEFYVTGEVQDDVGRIIDFGVLKRKFKGWIDENWDHAFVLWDQDTNGLQAIRMVEPCRVFELPYNPTSENMARYLLEVVCPELLRDTGTHASKVVIWESEESCSEVTLG
- the mutM gene encoding bifunctional DNA-formamidopyrimidine glycosylase/DNA-(apurinic or apyrimidinic site) lyase translates to MPELPEVETMRRGILPIVGATISSVQRPPCHCRPISIKPRIDHLDRRASGRTITDIDRLGKRVVIHLDDGQAIVIEPRMSGLVLLADPPGIEHLRLRIELTGVTHRELLFWDRRGLGTVRLLSTDELRALVTERLGPDALQISTDQLREALRASRRAIKVALLDQSVVAGIGNLYAAEILHLAGVDPRTRCDQLSGPQWQRIQAAIGQILETAIRHEGSTLSDGTYRNALNDPGNYQSQHQVYDRADQTCYRCDRGPITRIVQAQRSTFYCPTCQQKRGLHESLADYRS
- the trpB gene encoding tryptophan synthase subunit beta, translated to MSGTLPKALSPQSVPDSAGRFGSFGGRFVPETLTRALDELVAEYDKAKADPSFQEELDGLWKTFVGRPSPLYFARRLTESCGGAQIWLKREDLNHTGAHKINNTLGQALLTLRMGKTRVIAETGAGQHGVATATACAHFGLPCVVYMGAEDIRRQKPNVFAMKLLGAEIRAVESGSRTLRDAVNEAMRDWMSSVEDTHYIIGSVIGPHPFPMMVRDFQSVIGREARVQSLEAFDGKLPDCVVACVGGGSNAAGIFAPFVADDTVRLVGVEAGGRSSEPGQHASPLTFGRPGVLHGSYSYVMQDDDGQTCDVHSMSAGLDYPGVGPEHSYWKDTGRAEYIQCRDDEAMKAFDMLAKSEGILPALESSHAIAKGMEVAGKMSPDQNLVICLSGRGDKDAMELARLRGEEW